The following nucleotide sequence is from Gymnodinialimonas sp. 202GB13-11.
TACGGGGCGATTGCCCGCGAAATCACCCGTCTTCTCGCGCCCTTCTCGCCCAACATCGTCGCCTATGATCCGTGGCTTGCGGCCAGCGGCCAGACCATCCCCGGCGTGAGGTTCGCCGAATTGGATGAGGTCGTCCAGACTTGCCGCACTGTCGTCGTGGCCGCCATGCCAACGGAAGAGAATTACCACCTGATCTCCGCCAAACACATCGCCTCGATGCAGGAAGGCGCACTTTTGCTGATCGTCAGCCGCGCGCATCTGGTGGACTTCGACGCTGCCGTCGCCGCTGCCGAGGCCGGAAAAATCCGCGTCGCCAGTGACGTCTTCCCGACTGAGCCGGTCCCCAAACGCGCCGCCTTCCGCACCTCCGACAACGTGATCTGGTCGCCACACCGCGCTGCAGCCGTCGAAGGTGGCCGCCACCCCATCGGTGACATGATCGTCGACGACATTGCCGCCATCCAAGACGGTCGGCCTGAGCGGCGGCTTTTGCCCGCCTCCCCCGACACCGTCCGCAAAATCATCCGCGCGCCTTTGGCCGCAAGTTAGAAAGAGGTCGCCCACATGGCCAATCTTGAACTGATTAACCTGCGCAAAGCTTACGGCGATGTGGAGGTTCTGCATGACATCAACCTGTCCATCGCGGATGGCGAATTCATCGTCTTTGTCGGCCCCTCAGGCTGCGGTAAGTCCACGCTCTTACGGATGATCGCAGGGCTGGAAGAGATCACCGGCGGTGACCTGATGATCGGCGACACGCGCGCCAATGATCTGTCACCTAAGAAGCGTAACATCGCGATGGTGTTCCAATCCTACGCGCTTTACCCGCAGATGACAGTGGCCGAGAACATGGCGTTCTCGCTGACGCTGGAAAAACGACCCAAGGCCGAAATCGCGGAAAAGGTGAACGCCGCCGCCGAAGCGCTGAAGCTAGAGGCATTGCTGGACCGCAAGCCCGGGCAGCTTTCAGGCGGTCAACGCCAGCGCGTCGCCATCGGCCGCTCCATCGTCCGCAACCCGCAGGTCTTCCTGCTGGATGAGCCGCTTTCAAACCTCGACGCCGCCCTGCGATCCGAGACGCGGGTGGAGATCAGCGAATTGCACCAGCGCATGGCCACCACGATGATCTACGTCACCCACGATCAGGTGGAGGCGATGACCATGGCCGACCGCATCGTCGTGCTGAATGGCGGCTATATCGAACAAGTTGGCAGCCCAATGGACCTCTACAACAACCCAGCCTCGGAATTCGTCGCGGGCTTCATCGGCTCGCCCAAAATGAACTTTATCAAGGGCCCGATTGCGCAGGCTGCGGGCGCCACAACCCTTGGCGTGCGGCCTGAACACTTCGAATTGGGCGAAGGCGAAGGCGCGTTGCAGGGCACCGTGACGCTTGTAGAGCGCTTGGGCCACGACACGATCCTATATGTCCGCGTCCCCGATATCGGCGTTTTGACCATCAGCCTCAGCGGCCAGCACACGCAGCAAGTGGGCGAGCGTGTTTCCCTTCGCCCGAACCCGCAATTTATGCATAAGTTTGACGCTGAAGGACGCCCGATTTCAGGATAACGCCATGAGCGACCAACCCACCCAGAAAAAGCGCCCAACGGTCAAGGACGTCGCCCGGGAAGCGGGACTTTCCATTGCCACTGTCTCGCGTGCGCTGTCACGTCCCGAGACGGTCAAGAAGGACACGCGCGCGCATGTCTATGAGGTCGTCAAACGGATCGGTTACCGCGCCAACAAGGCCGCCTCCGATCTGCGGCGCGGGCACTCCAAGACGCTTTTGGTGCTGGTCTCCGATATCACGAACGCCTTCTTCGCCGAGTTCTTCAAGGGCATCGAAGAGGAGGCCCGGTCCCGCGGATACGTGCTGCTCATCGGGGACACCTCCGAAGATGCTGAGAGTGAACGCGTCTTCTCGGACATGCTGTTGATGAATCAGGCGGGCGGTCTGATCCTGAACACCTACGGCTTTCCAAGTGACCTTTATCCTCCGGACGGTGGGAACGTCTATTCCGGTCCGCCCATCGTGTCCTGTTCGGGCCGACGTGAGTTTGATTTGCCCACAGTGCAAATCGACGATGTCTCCGGCGGGCGCCAAGTGGGCGAGCACCTGATCAACCTCGGCCATCGCAACATGATCCAGCTTTGTGGCCCGTTGCAGATCTACGGCTTTGAACGGCGGTTTTTTGGGTTCTGCCAAGCACTGAAGGCGGCGGGCATCCCGTTGCAAAACGACCGCAACTTTGTGGGGGAGATGTCTACGGATTTCGGCATCAGAGTTGCGGCCCAAATCGCTGAAATGGAAGACCGTCCGACGGCGATTTTCGTTCACAACGACGAAACGGCAATTGGGCTTCTACACGGCCTGTCAAAGGCAGGCATCCGCGTGCCGGAGGATATCTCGGTCGTGGGCTATGACGACATGCCCTATTCCGCTGTCTTCAATCCGGGCCTGACCACCGTGCACTTGCCGCGTCGCAAATGGGGCCAGATGGCCTGTGCCAAGCTCATCGAATTGCTCGAAGGCGAAGACCCGGACGCCGACAAACGCCGAGTCATCACGCCTGAACTGATCGCCCGCGCCAGCAGCCGAGCCTTGATCTGAGGAACCTGGGAAATGATCCGAGCCGTCGTCTGGGGCGAGAACGTCCATGAACGTGAAAACCCCATCGTAGCCGGGGTCTACCCCAAGGGTCTGCATGGTTGCATCGCCGACGCATTAAACGCGGCGGACGGGATAAGCGCGACAACCGCCACCCTTCAAGAGCCTGAACATGGGCTACCACAATCGCGACTGGACGAGACAGATGTGTTGCTTTGGTGGGGCCACGCCGCCCACGGGGATGTCAGTGATGAAGTGGTGGAGCGCGTGGTTGAAGCCGTCTGGGGCGGTATGGGTCTGATCCTTTTGCATTCTTCTCATTTCGCAAAGGTTTTCAAACGGCTGATGGGCACGCCCTGCAACCTCACTTGGCGCGAAGCGGGGGAACGTGAACGCCTATGGGTTTCTGCCCGTCAGCACCCCATTGCGCGTGGCCTGCCAGATCATTTTGAGCTGGAACATGAAGAGATGTACGGAGAGCCCTTCGCCGTGCCGGAGCCGCTGGAAACTGTCTTCATCAGCTGGTTTCAGGGCGGCGAAGTCTTCCGATCCGGTTTGACCTACCGTCGTGGCGCGGGCAAAGTCTTCTATTTCCGCCCCGGACACGAGACATATCCTACCTATTTCGACCCCAACATTCGCCGCGTTTTGGTCAACGCCACCCGATGGGCGCACAATCCCGAAGCCCGTCAGTCGTCTGATTGGGACGCACCCAACATTGACGTTAGTGATGCGTTGGAACCCCTCGAACATCGCGGTGCGAAGCTTCACAAAGAGGGTGACGCTGGATTCCAATAGCCACTTCGACCGATATCATTTGGAACTTTTGTTGGCTTGGAACTTTGCGACCTGCCAAAAGGTGAAATTTCATGCCACGGCAGCGTCGGCCACTTGGAGAAACACAGCTTACAAAGCGGGCCTTTGGCCAACGCCCCTGCTTCGCGCGGTTTCTTTGCTATTCTACGACACCTGTCGTGGTTCATTTGGGGCCATTTGCTTACACGGCATGGTCCGGTCGGTCTTCTCTTGAAGAGTGATCTGTTTGTGAAGAATTCTGTAAATGCAGATGACCCTAGCGGCGTTTCAGACGCCCCCGTGACTCAGCGGTGGAGGCAGGTGTCGTGGGATAGAAGCTGCAGCCCTCGCACGGGCGCTTGAATGGATGGAAGTGATGGGCTGAGCTAGCCCGCGCGCGGCATCTCGGTCGCCCCGATCTGGGCCAGTGTGATGCTGGTCTCTGATGTTAGAACGGACCAAAGCTGCTCCAAACCCTCTTCCCCACCAGCAGCGATTGCGAACTGCAAGACGCGCCCGAAAAAGGCGAAGTCTGCGCCCTGCATGTAGGCTTTGACCACATCCTCGCCGCTGCGCAAACCGGTATCGAAGAACAACGGGTAGTCGGGGCCAACGGCCTCGCGGATCGCTGGCAGGACAGAGATCGGGGCAGGGGCACTTTCCAATTGTCGAGCGCCGTGGCTGGATACCTGAATGGCATCGACGCCCTCTGACTTGAGGCGTCCGGCATCTTCCGGATCGAGCACGCCTTTCACCACCAGATTGCCCTTCCAGGCCTCCCGCAATTGCTTAAGCGTGTCCCAATCCGCCTTTGCTCGGCTCGCCTTCCGGTCAAAGGAAAAGCCATCCATCCGAAAATTTGCCATGTCAGGTTTGCCTGCAAGAAGCGAAGTTATGGACCAGCGCGGGTGCAAGGCGAAGTCGAGGAACTGCCACGGACCTATGCGGAAGGGCATGGTGAAGCCGTGGCGGAGTTCGCGGGGGCGGCGGCCAACCTCAGGGACATCGACGGTCAGAACAAGAGTCTCATAACCCGCGGCTTTGGCCCGCTCCACGAGCTTGAAGGTCTCCGTCCCATCGCCTGAGAAATAGAGCTGGAACCATGCATGGCCCTGAGCTTCTTCTATAATATCTTCTAGTGGCGTGGATGATACGGTGGACACGCCCAAAGGCACCTCCTCCCGTGCGGCCAGGCGCGCCAGCATCAGGTCGGCGCCGGGGCCGGAAAGGTTGCACATGCCCATCGGCGAGATGCCGAAAGGGGCTTTTGTTTTCCGTCCAAAAACCGTGGAAGACAAATCCCGCTGGCTCACATCGCGCAGGATCCGGGGGCGCAAGGTCAGCGCATCGAAGGCGGAGCGGTTTCGGTCTGCGCCCGTTTCTGCCCCTGCGGCCCCGTCGATATAGTCGAATACCATCCAGGGCAGACGTCGCTTCGCGATGCGCCGCGCGTCCGCGCTGGAATGGATCGCCGGGGCCATTTTAGCTGGCCACGGCTTTCATGAAACGGTCACGGATGATGACCGGGTCCATCGTGATGACAGGGTTCTTCGCATTGCCGCTGTCGCATTTCACGATCATCACAGTGCCTTTGCCGCTGTCGAGCGCGGCTTGCAGGGCCTTGCCAGTATCGACGTCTTGAACCTCGACCACATTGTCACAGCCCGCTGCACGCGCCATGCCGGCAAGGTCCGTCTTGCGACCTGTATAGGTCGGTTGATCTCCGGTGGACCCATAGGAGCCATTGTCGATGATCATCAGGATGTAGTTGTCGGGACAGTTGTTACCGATGGTCGGC
It contains:
- a CDS encoding NAD(P)-dependent oxidoreductase, which produces MSNAKPILVMDQHFRQVEELFRPSTFDALQETCDVVGAKNWPMPRDAFLEALPEADYVVAAQPQMDRAELDQAPNLKAVIEVSGTFQMGLDYEACFERGIEVLSCSPGFQFSVAEMALGLMLAGARGIVEEHERFRNGSERWLDDRIGSDFTLFQQTIGFVGYGAIAREITRLLAPFSPNIVAYDPWLAASGQTIPGVRFAELDEVVQTCRTVVVAAMPTEENYHLISAKHIASMQEGALLLIVSRAHLVDFDAAVAAAEAGKIRVASDVFPTEPVPKRAAFRTSDNVIWSPHRAAAVEGGRHPIGDMIVDDIAAIQDGRPERRLLPASPDTVRKIIRAPLAAS
- a CDS encoding ABC transporter ATP-binding protein, yielding MANLELINLRKAYGDVEVLHDINLSIADGEFIVFVGPSGCGKSTLLRMIAGLEEITGGDLMIGDTRANDLSPKKRNIAMVFQSYALYPQMTVAENMAFSLTLEKRPKAEIAEKVNAAAEALKLEALLDRKPGQLSGGQRQRVAIGRSIVRNPQVFLLDEPLSNLDAALRSETRVEISELHQRMATTMIYVTHDQVEAMTMADRIVVLNGGYIEQVGSPMDLYNNPASEFVAGFIGSPKMNFIKGPIAQAAGATTLGVRPEHFELGEGEGALQGTVTLVERLGHDTILYVRVPDIGVLTISLSGQHTQQVGERVSLRPNPQFMHKFDAEGRPISG
- a CDS encoding LacI family DNA-binding transcriptional regulator, with the protein product MSDQPTQKKRPTVKDVAREAGLSIATVSRALSRPETVKKDTRAHVYEVVKRIGYRANKAASDLRRGHSKTLLVLVSDITNAFFAEFFKGIEEEARSRGYVLLIGDTSEDAESERVFSDMLLMNQAGGLILNTYGFPSDLYPPDGGNVYSGPPIVSCSGRREFDLPTVQIDDVSGGRQVGEHLINLGHRNMIQLCGPLQIYGFERRFFGFCQALKAAGIPLQNDRNFVGEMSTDFGIRVAAQIAEMEDRPTAIFVHNDETAIGLLHGLSKAGIRVPEDISVVGYDDMPYSAVFNPGLTTVHLPRRKWGQMACAKLIELLEGEDPDADKRRVITPELIARASSRALI
- a CDS encoding ThuA domain-containing protein, translating into MIRAVVWGENVHERENPIVAGVYPKGLHGCIADALNAADGISATTATLQEPEHGLPQSRLDETDVLLWWGHAAHGDVSDEVVERVVEAVWGGMGLILLHSSHFAKVFKRLMGTPCNLTWREAGERERLWVSARQHPIARGLPDHFELEHEEMYGEPFAVPEPLETVFISWFQGGEVFRSGLTYRRGAGKVFYFRPGHETYPTYFDPNIRRVLVNATRWAHNPEARQSSDWDAPNIDVSDALEPLEHRGAKLHKEGDAGFQ
- a CDS encoding alpha-hydroxy acid oxidase encodes the protein MAPAIHSSADARRIAKRRLPWMVFDYIDGAAGAETGADRNRSAFDALTLRPRILRDVSQRDLSSTVFGRKTKAPFGISPMGMCNLSGPGADLMLARLAAREEVPLGVSTVSSTPLEDIIEEAQGHAWFQLYFSGDGTETFKLVERAKAAGYETLVLTVDVPEVGRRPRELRHGFTMPFRIGPWQFLDFALHPRWSITSLLAGKPDMANFRMDGFSFDRKASRAKADWDTLKQLREAWKGNLVVKGVLDPEDAGRLKSEGVDAIQVSSHGARQLESAPAPISVLPAIREAVGPDYPLFFDTGLRSGEDVVKAYMQGADFAFFGRVLQFAIAAGGEEGLEQLWSVLTSETSITLAQIGATEMPRAG
- the comE gene encoding sulfopyruvate decarboxylase subunit beta; the encoded protein is MIRSEILREIAPILRDQLVVCNIGIPSQELHAIDDQPTNFYMLGTMGLASSIGLGLALSQPKPVVVIDGDGSVLTNLGTLPTIGNNCPDNYILMIIDNGSYGSTGDQPTYTGRKTDLAGMARAAGCDNVVEVQDVDTGKALQAALDSGKGTVMIVKCDSGNAKNPVITMDPVIIRDRFMKAVAS